The Beijerinckiaceae bacterium RH AL1 genome has a segment encoding these proteins:
- a CDS encoding hypothetical protein (ID:RHAL1_01068;~conserved protein of unknown function;~source:Prodigal:2.6): protein MIEQAIYFALGCIVTALAALLFLPIVWRRALRLTRARLQLQVPLSMQEILAERDQLRAEFAIERMRAEQALEKVRAGKTRDMAVIGRQSLAATAMTDQINALRKLEKSQEAEIRRLIDELAAANAEVGTLQVELHDAHALIERWRNRGDRTAEAQSSLRQDAESKRQLVASLEARIAALETQLADATKAGEMRESMLRGKLETAMAHAARHESSGASSQRELEEARTRIRLLEEQLALQDRERAKTMSLERSLQAGQSRDGDKAQVEALETLRAENAALQAALQQLRAAPATMGEESDGGLRAGIHALGLAVARMSRSRPDEARADEPERHQALVEPSRLDAL from the coding sequence GTGATCGAACAGGCCATCTATTTCGCGCTCGGGTGCATCGTGACGGCGCTTGCGGCGCTGCTGTTCCTGCCCATCGTCTGGCGGCGGGCGCTGCGGCTGACCCGGGCCCGCCTGCAGCTCCAGGTCCCGCTCTCGATGCAGGAGATTCTGGCCGAGCGCGACCAGCTCCGGGCCGAGTTCGCGATCGAGCGCATGCGCGCCGAGCAGGCGCTGGAAAAGGTCCGCGCCGGCAAGACGCGCGACATGGCGGTGATCGGGCGCCAGAGCCTCGCGGCGACGGCGATGACCGACCAGATCAACGCGCTGCGCAAGCTCGAGAAGAGCCAGGAGGCGGAGATCCGCCGCCTGATCGACGAACTGGCGGCGGCGAACGCCGAGGTGGGGACGCTGCAGGTCGAGCTGCACGACGCGCATGCGCTGATCGAGCGCTGGCGCAACCGCGGCGATCGCACGGCCGAGGCGCAGTCCTCGCTGCGCCAGGATGCCGAGAGCAAGCGCCAGCTCGTTGCCTCGCTCGAGGCGCGCATCGCGGCGCTGGAGACGCAGCTCGCCGACGCCACGAAGGCCGGCGAGATGCGCGAATCGATGCTGCGCGGCAAGCTGGAGACGGCGATGGCCCATGCCGCGCGCCACGAATCGAGCGGGGCGTCCTCCCAACGCGAGCTGGAAGAGGCGCGCACGCGCATCCGCCTTCTCGAGGAGCAGCTCGCCCTTCAGGACCGCGAGCGCGCCAAGACCATGTCGCTGGAACGCAGCCTCCAGGCCGGCCAATCCCGCGACGGCGACAAGGCGCAGGTCGAGGCGCTCGAGACGCTCCGCGCCGAGAACGCCGCGCTGCAGGCGGCGCTGCAGCAGCTGCGGGCCGCGCCCGCGACGATGGGAGAGGAGAGCGACGGCGGCTTGCGGGCCGGCATCCACGCGCTCGGTCTCGCCGTGGCGCGCATGTCGCGCAGCCGGCCGGACGAGGCCCGCGCGGACGAGCCGGAGCGGCACCAGGCGCTCGTCGAGCCGTCCAGGCTCGACGCACTCTGA
- a CDS encoding Patatin (ID:RHAL1_01069;~source:Prodigal:2.6): MRRRRWLLILGLVALVAGGAAWPLRSTLFKEGRRNAVPEALVETAKVPGYDIRYWGDELTPAFEGFVTKLYEEIKQNSERKVGPDFAREANFIAISGGGDNGALTAGVMKGWTARGDRPIFEAVTGVSTGALAAPFVFLGPAHDQDLADIYLNNGSDELYTSRGLFGLFGNSLESTAPLERLIRRYATDAFLDEIAAQSRLGRRLLVASTNLDAQRPMIWDLTAVAASGQPDRRDLFVKILLASAAIPGIFPPVEFRVQAADGHDYTELHVDGGVTAEVIFVPPESQLSELEKRIFGATRKRTLWIIRNGKLGPEYAPSHDKMFALASRGVLTMVKYQVLANLRVLAREMQAGNSAFRYQGIPQAFNTIKKTQFDRAYARALYRCGVEVGRAGKWSVDVPTTPIMVWSAPAKAPETTDDPIEKACRS, translated from the coding sequence ATGCGCCGTCGCCGCTGGCTCTTGATTCTCGGCCTCGTCGCCCTTGTTGCGGGCGGGGCGGCGTGGCCTTTGCGCAGCACCCTCTTCAAGGAAGGGCGGCGCAACGCCGTTCCCGAGGCCCTGGTCGAGACCGCGAAGGTGCCGGGCTACGACATCCGCTACTGGGGCGACGAGCTGACGCCGGCCTTCGAGGGCTTCGTCACCAAGCTCTACGAGGAGATCAAGCAGAACTCCGAGCGCAAGGTCGGCCCCGATTTCGCGCGCGAGGCGAACTTCATCGCCATCTCCGGCGGCGGCGACAACGGCGCGCTGACCGCCGGCGTCATGAAGGGCTGGACGGCGCGCGGCGACCGGCCGATCTTCGAGGCGGTCACAGGGGTCTCGACAGGCGCGCTCGCCGCGCCCTTCGTCTTCCTGGGTCCGGCGCACGACCAGGACCTTGCCGACATCTACCTGAACAACGGCTCGGACGAGCTCTACACGAGCCGCGGGCTCTTCGGCCTGTTCGGCAACTCGCTCGAAAGCACTGCGCCGCTGGAGCGGCTCATCCGTCGCTACGCGACCGACGCCTTCCTCGACGAGATCGCCGCGCAGTCGCGCCTCGGGCGCCGCCTGCTCGTCGCGAGCACGAACCTCGACGCGCAGCGCCCGATGATCTGGGACCTGACCGCGGTCGCAGCGAGCGGCCAGCCCGACCGTCGCGATCTCTTCGTGAAGATCCTGCTCGCCTCCGCCGCCATCCCCGGCATCTTTCCGCCGGTCGAGTTCCGCGTCCAGGCCGCCGACGGCCACGACTACACCGAGCTTCACGTCGACGGCGGCGTCACGGCGGAGGTGATCTTCGTGCCGCCGGAGTCGCAGCTCTCGGAGCTCGAGAAGCGGATCTTCGGCGCGACGCGCAAGCGGACCTTGTGGATCATCCGCAACGGCAAGCTCGGACCGGAGTACGCGCCCTCGCACGACAAGATGTTCGCGCTCGCCTCGCGCGGCGTGCTGACGATGGTGAAGTACCAGGTGCTGGCGAACCTGCGCGTGCTGGCGCGCGAGATGCAGGCCGGCAATTCGGCGTTCCGCTACCAGGGCATCCCGCAGGCGTTCAACACGATCAAGAAGACGCAGTTCGACCGCGCCTATGCGCGGGCGTTGTACCGCTGCGGCGTCGAGGTCGGGCGCGCCGGCAAATGGTCGGTGGACGTCCCGACGACGCCGATCATGGTGTGGAGCGCGCCGGCCAAGGCGCCGGAGACGACGGACGATCCGATCGAGAAGGCCTGCCGCTCATGA
- the pncB gene encoding Nicotinate phosphoribosyltransferase (ID:RHAL1_01070;~source:Prodigal:2.6) yields the protein MSIDLAGRVYDHSFRIDPIVRTLLDTDFYKLLMLQMIWKLKPTTRVAFGLYNRSKTVKLAEQIDKHELKAQLDYARTLRFQRNELVWLAGNTFYGKRQVFEPDFIEFLATFSLPDYELSERDGQLELRFDGLWTQTTMWEVPALAIINELRAREAMRAMSRFELDIFYARAKAKLWDKIERLRILASEGPLRLGDFGTRRRHGFLWQRWCVAALQEGLGSSFTGTSNVKHALDLGCEAIGTNAHELPMVFAAQAESDEALAAAPFEVLKAWSKLYAGNLLVLLPDTFGTSNFLAAAPDWAADWTGARPDSKPPIEAAEELIQWWRSRGRDPTKKLVVLSDAMTIDTIEQSVRALRGKVQVSIGWGTALTNDFVGCLPKAYPIDLKPVSLVCKVFEVDGRPAVKLSDNPAKFLGPPDEVKRYTRVFGYVPGELRDA from the coding sequence ATGAGCATCGATCTCGCCGGTCGCGTCTACGACCACTCCTTCCGCATCGATCCGATCGTGCGCACGCTGCTCGACACGGATTTCTACAAGCTGCTCATGCTCCAGATGATCTGGAAGCTGAAGCCGACGACGCGCGTCGCCTTCGGGCTCTACAATCGCTCGAAGACGGTGAAGCTCGCCGAGCAGATCGACAAGCACGAGCTGAAGGCGCAGCTCGACTACGCCCGCACGCTGCGCTTCCAGAGGAACGAGCTGGTCTGGCTCGCCGGCAACACGTTCTACGGCAAGCGCCAGGTCTTCGAGCCCGATTTCATCGAGTTCCTCGCGACCTTCTCGCTGCCCGACTACGAGCTCTCCGAGCGCGACGGCCAGCTCGAGCTGCGCTTCGACGGCCTGTGGACGCAGACCACGATGTGGGAGGTGCCGGCGCTCGCCATCATCAACGAGCTGCGCGCGCGCGAGGCGATGCGGGCGATGAGCCGCTTCGAGCTCGACATCTTCTATGCTCGCGCGAAGGCGAAGCTGTGGGACAAGATCGAGCGGCTGCGCATCCTCGCCAGCGAGGGGCCGCTGCGGCTCGGCGACTTCGGCACGCGGCGCCGGCACGGCTTCCTGTGGCAGCGCTGGTGCGTCGCCGCGCTGCAGGAGGGGCTGGGGTCGAGCTTCACCGGCACGTCGAACGTCAAGCACGCGCTCGACCTCGGCTGCGAGGCGATCGGCACAAATGCGCACGAGCTGCCGATGGTGTTTGCGGCGCAGGCGGAGAGCGACGAGGCGCTGGCCGCCGCGCCCTTCGAGGTCTTGAAGGCATGGTCGAAGCTCTACGCCGGCAACCTGCTCGTGCTGCTGCCGGACACGTTCGGCACCTCGAACTTCCTCGCCGCCGCGCCCGACTGGGCCGCCGACTGGACGGGCGCGCGCCCCGATTCCAAGCCGCCGATCGAGGCGGCCGAGGAGCTGATCCAGTGGTGGCGCTCGCGCGGCCGCGACCCGACGAAGAAGCTCGTCGTGCTGTCGGACGCGATGACCATCGACACGATCGAGCAGAGCGTGCGCGCGCTGCGCGGCAAGGTGCAGGTCTCGATCGGCTGGGGCACGGCGCTCACCAACGATTTCGTCGGCTGCCTGCCGAAGGCCTATCCGATCGACCTGAAGCCGGTGTCGCTCGTCTGCAAGGTCTTCGAGGTCGACGGGCGGCCGGCGGTGAAGCTCTCGGACAATCCCGCGAAGTTCCTCGGGCCGCCGGACGAGGTCAAGCGTTACACGCGCGTCTTCGGCTACGTGCCGGGCGAGCTACGCGACGCGTAA
- a CDS encoding Glutathione S-transferase (ID:RHAL1_01071;~source:Prodigal:2.6), whose amino-acid sequence MRLIGMLDSPYVRRVAISLRLLDLPFTHDQVSVFRHFDEFAAINPVVKAPSLVLDDGIVLMDSSLILEHAERLAAPATLAPATTLAHARAQRIVGLALAAADKSVQIEYERKLRPAEKQHQPWLDRIAGQLAAAYRLLEAEIGTHEPWLFGDRPLQADVTSAVAFRFTSEIVPDAVDLAAFPRLAALSARAEATDAFRASSFS is encoded by the coding sequence ATGCGACTGATCGGCATGCTGGACTCGCCCTACGTGCGGCGTGTCGCGATCTCGCTGCGGCTGCTCGATCTGCCGTTCACGCACGACCAGGTGTCCGTGTTCCGCCACTTCGACGAGTTTGCGGCGATCAACCCCGTCGTGAAGGCGCCGAGCCTGGTGTTGGACGACGGCATCGTGCTCATGGACTCGAGCCTCATCCTCGAGCACGCCGAGCGCCTGGCGGCGCCGGCGACGCTCGCTCCTGCGACGACGCTCGCGCATGCGCGGGCGCAGCGCATCGTCGGCCTCGCGCTGGCGGCCGCCGACAAGTCGGTGCAGATCGAGTACGAGCGCAAGCTGCGGCCGGCCGAGAAGCAGCATCAGCCCTGGCTCGATCGCATCGCCGGCCAGCTCGCCGCCGCCTATCGCCTGCTCGAGGCGGAGATCGGCACGCACGAGCCCTGGCTCTTCGGCGACAGGCCGCTGCAGGCCGACGTGACGAGCGCGGTGGCGTTCCGCTTTACGAGCGAGATCGTGCCCGACGCCGTGGACCTCGCCGCCTTTCCGCGCCTCGCCGCGCTCTCCGCCAGGGCCGAGGCGACCGACGCGTTCCGCGCGTCGTCCTTCAGCTAG
- a CDS encoding Glutathione S-transferase (ID:RHAL1_01072;~source:Prodigal:2.6): protein MHLTGLLESPFVRRVAISLRLLGLPFTHDQVSVFRHFDTFAAVNPVVRAPTLVTDDGIMLMESSLILAHIERLAAPASLMPSGIAAHARAQRIIGLALAAAEKSVLIENERHQRPAEKQHQPWLDCAAGQLAAAYRLLEAEIDTDDTWLFGERPRQPDVTSAVAFRFTREVVPDAVRLADYPRLAALSAKAEATDAFQACPFQII, encoded by the coding sequence ATGCACCTGACAGGCTTGCTCGAGTCGCCCTTCGTGCGGCGCGTCGCGATCTCGCTGCGGCTGCTCGGTCTGCCGTTCACCCACGATCAGGTGTCGGTGTTCCGGCACTTCGACACGTTCGCCGCCGTCAATCCCGTCGTGAGGGCGCCGACGCTCGTCACCGACGACGGCATCATGCTGATGGAGTCGAGCCTGATCCTCGCGCACATCGAGCGGCTCGCGGCGCCTGCGAGCCTGATGCCCTCCGGTATCGCCGCGCACGCGAGAGCACAGCGCATCATCGGTCTGGCGCTGGCCGCGGCCGAAAAGTCCGTGCTGATCGAGAACGAGCGCCATCAGCGGCCTGCTGAGAAGCAGCATCAGCCCTGGCTCGACTGCGCCGCGGGCCAACTCGCCGCCGCCTACCGCCTGCTCGAGGCGGAGATCGATACCGACGACACCTGGCTCTTCGGCGAAAGACCGCGGCAGCCGGACGTCACCAGCGCTGTCGCATTCCGCTTCACGCGCGAGGTCGTGCCGGATGCCGTCAGGCTCGCCGACTATCCGCGCCTCGCCGCGCTCTCGGCGAAAGCCGAGGCGACCGACGCCTTCCAGGCTTGCCCGTTCCAGATCATCTGA
- a CDS encoding Histidine kinase (ID:RHAL1_01073;~source:Prodigal:2.6), with product MPTLFRLLFVLALIAGLAYGGMLAMVTFLHPPQHEIVQTIQLPPNK from the coding sequence GTGCCGACGCTTTTCCGCTTGCTGTTCGTCCTCGCGCTCATCGCCGGCCTCGCCTACGGGGGCATGCTGGCGATGGTCACCTTCCTGCATCCGCCGCAGCACGAGATCGTCCAGACGATCCAGCTTCCCCCAAATAAGTAG
- a CDS encoding hypothetical protein (ID:RHAL1_01074;~source:Prodigal:2.6): MLKTAIAASIVLGSVSFASAMPMASSVQTGASLPVVKAAVIVKKVVRRPPVRRTVVRKTIIRR, translated from the coding sequence ATGCTGAAGACCGCGATTGCCGCCTCGATCGTCCTCGGGTCGGTGTCCTTTGCCTCGGCCATGCCGATGGCCTCGTCGGTGCAGACCGGCGCCTCGCTGCCGGTCGTCAAGGCTGCCGTCATCGTCAAGAAGGTGGTCCGTCGCCCGCCCGTGCGTCGCACGGTGGTCAGGAAGACCATCATCCGCCGCTGA
- the nadC gene encoding putative nicotinate-nucleotide pyrophosphorylase [carboxylating] (ID:RHAL1_01075;~source:Prodigal:2.6) — protein sequence MLTPLPRVLIEPLVAAALREDLGRAGDLTTDSIVPAEARARLTIRARQPGVVAGLDLARLAFALVDPAIVLEVEKPDGSRVAPGDVVGRLEGPARGLLTGERTALNFMGRMSGIATATRAIVDSVSSFHATIVDTRKTTPGLRAIEKYAVRAGGGGNHRFGLDDAVLIKDNHVAIAGGIRPAIERAKAGVGHLVKIEVEVDTLAQLEEALAIGVDAVLLDNMSVTELSQAVAMVAGHAITEASGRVTPETAPAIAATGVDLISVGWLTHSAPVLDLGLDFEAA from the coding sequence ATGCTGACGCCGCTGCCCCGCGTCCTCATCGAGCCGCTCGTCGCGGCGGCGCTGCGCGAGGATCTCGGCCGGGCCGGCGACTTGACCACGGACTCAATCGTGCCGGCCGAGGCGCGAGCCCGTCTGACGATCCGCGCGCGGCAGCCGGGCGTCGTCGCGGGGCTCGACCTCGCGCGCCTCGCCTTCGCGCTCGTCGATCCCGCGATCGTGCTCGAGGTCGAGAAACCCGACGGCAGCCGCGTCGCGCCGGGCGACGTCGTCGGGCGGCTGGAGGGTCCGGCGCGCGGCCTTCTCACCGGCGAGCGCACGGCGTTGAACTTCATGGGTCGCATGAGCGGCATCGCCACCGCGACCCGCGCGATCGTCGACTCCGTCAGCTCGTTTCACGCGACGATCGTCGACACGCGCAAGACGACGCCGGGGCTGCGGGCGATCGAGAAATACGCCGTGCGCGCCGGCGGCGGCGGCAACCATCGCTTCGGCCTCGACGATGCGGTGCTGATCAAGGACAACCATGTCGCCATCGCCGGCGGCATCCGCCCGGCCATCGAGCGGGCGAAAGCCGGCGTCGGTCATCTCGTGAAGATCGAGGTGGAGGTGGACACGCTGGCGCAGCTCGAGGAGGCGCTGGCGATCGGCGTCGACGCCGTGCTGCTCGACAACATGAGCGTGACGGAGCTGTCGCAGGCGGTGGCAATGGTGGCGGGCCACGCCATCACGGAGGCATCCGGCCGCGTCACGCCGGAGACTGCGCCGGCGATCGCGGCGACGGGCGTCGATCTCATCTCGGTCGGCTGGCTGACGCACTCGGCGCCGGTGCTCGACCTCGGCCTCGACTTCGAGGCGGCCTGA
- the nadB gene encoding L-aspartate oxidase (ID:RHAL1_01076;~source:Prodigal:2.6), with product MSALSPLANQPVIVGAGLAGLTTALALAPMPCVVLSPAPLGEQASSAWAQGGVAASVGADDAAALHVADTLAAGDGLCDAGAADRILAEAPAAIARLVDLGARFDRDAAGALKLGLEAAHARRRIVHAAGDATGREIMRAVVAAVRACPSITVLEGVVARRLITVDGRIAGVLARNGRTLVLPTSRVVLATGGIGGLFAQSTNPAQCFGMGLALAARAGATLADLEFVQFHPTALDAPGTPIALISEAVRGEGAKLIDETGRRFMADVQGQELAPRDVVARAIFAEIAAGHTVSLDARGLVAGGFATRFPTIAAACHAHGIDPDREPIPVRPAEHYHMGGVDVDAEGRASIEGLWAAGEVARTGLHGANRLASNSLLEAMVCGRTVAASVAATPAREVRAAPVPRVPVAADPTAIRDLVSASLGVLRDRATLLAGIETLLPLARGTSAASDPALVALMIAVAALDRRESRGGHYRTDWPETDPWQARSRRLTLADALRMADYATTRVAAA from the coding sequence GTGAGCGCGCTCTCGCCTCTAGCCAACCAGCCGGTCATCGTCGGCGCCGGTCTCGCCGGGCTGACGACCGCACTGGCGCTGGCGCCGATGCCCTGCGTCGTGCTCTCGCCGGCGCCGCTCGGCGAGCAGGCCTCGAGCGCCTGGGCGCAAGGCGGCGTCGCCGCCTCCGTCGGCGCCGACGACGCGGCCGCGCTGCACGTCGCCGACACGCTTGCCGCCGGCGACGGGCTCTGCGACGCGGGCGCGGCGGATCGCATCCTCGCCGAGGCGCCCGCCGCCATCGCGCGGCTCGTCGATCTCGGCGCGCGATTCGATCGCGACGCCGCCGGCGCGCTGAAGCTCGGGCTCGAGGCCGCGCACGCCCGCCGCCGCATCGTTCATGCCGCCGGCGACGCGACCGGCCGCGAGATCATGCGCGCCGTCGTTGCCGCGGTGCGCGCCTGCCCGTCGATCACCGTGCTCGAAGGCGTCGTGGCGCGCCGTCTCATCACCGTCGACGGCCGGATCGCCGGCGTGCTGGCGCGCAACGGCCGCACGCTCGTGCTGCCGACGAGCCGCGTCGTTCTGGCGACGGGCGGCATCGGCGGCCTTTTCGCGCAATCAACGAACCCGGCGCAGTGCTTCGGCATGGGCCTCGCGCTCGCCGCCCGCGCCGGCGCGACGCTCGCCGACCTCGAGTTCGTGCAGTTCCACCCGACCGCGCTCGACGCGCCGGGCACACCGATCGCACTTATCAGCGAGGCGGTGCGCGGCGAAGGCGCCAAGCTCATCGACGAAACCGGCCGCCGCTTCATGGCCGACGTGCAGGGCCAGGAGCTGGCGCCGCGCGACGTCGTGGCACGCGCGATCTTCGCCGAGATCGCGGCCGGCCACACCGTCTCGCTCGACGCCCGCGGCCTCGTCGCCGGCGGCTTCGCGACGCGCTTCCCGACCATCGCCGCGGCGTGCCACGCGCACGGCATCGATCCCGACCGCGAGCCGATCCCGGTGCGTCCGGCCGAGCACTACCACATGGGCGGCGTCGACGTGGACGCCGAGGGCCGCGCCAGCATCGAGGGCCTGTGGGCGGCAGGCGAGGTCGCGCGCACCGGCCTGCACGGCGCCAACCGGCTCGCCTCCAACTCGCTGCTCGAGGCGATGGTTTGTGGTCGCACCGTTGCCGCCAGCGTCGCCGCGACGCCGGCACGCGAGGTGCGCGCCGCGCCGGTGCCGCGTGTGCCCGTCGCCGCCGATCCCACCGCGATCCGCGATCTCGTCTCCGCGAGCCTCGGCGTGCTGCGCGACCGCGCCACCCTGCTCGCCGGCATCGAGACGCTGCTGCCGCTCGCCCGCGGCACGAGCGCCGCGAGCGATCCCGCCCTCGTCGCGCTGATGATCGCCGTCGCGGCGCTGGACCGGCGCGAGAGCCGCGGCGGCCACTATCGCACCGACTGGCCGGAGACCGATCCGTGGCAGGCGCGCTCGCGCAGGCTCACGCTCGCCGACGCGCTGCGCATGGCCGACTACGCGACGACCCGCGTCGCCGCCGCGTGA
- the nadA gene encoding Quinolinate synthase A 2 (ID:RHAL1_01077;~source:Prodigal:2.6) — translation MQAAALADNAGAIARTAGLYDKVSRFIPAMEWPAYAADVDAILRLKRERDAVILAHNYQTPEIFHCVSDIVGDSLALARKAQETDASTIMLAGVHFMAETAKLLNPERTVLISDTRAGCSLAESITAENVRWLKAQHPGVPVVTYVNTSAAVKAESDICCTSGNAVKVVESLGVDRVIMIPDEFLAQNIGKQTGVEMITWPGHCEVHERFTPAEVQEFRDANPGVVVLAHPECPPDVVEASDFAGSTAAMIAYVAEKKPKKVMLLTECSMSDNVAVHHPELDFVRPCNLCPHMKRITLANIRHSLETRTHEVMIDPAVAVAARRAVERMLAIA, via the coding sequence ATGCAGGCAGCGGCCCTGGCCGACAACGCTGGCGCGATCGCGCGCACAGCCGGCCTCTACGACAAGGTCTCGCGCTTCATCCCGGCGATGGAATGGCCGGCCTACGCGGCCGACGTCGACGCCATCCTTCGCCTGAAGCGCGAGCGCGACGCCGTGATCCTGGCGCACAACTACCAGACGCCCGAGATCTTCCATTGCGTGTCCGACATCGTCGGCGACTCGCTGGCGCTCGCCCGCAAGGCGCAGGAGACCGACGCCTCGACGATCATGCTCGCCGGCGTGCACTTCATGGCCGAGACGGCGAAGCTGCTCAATCCCGAGCGCACCGTGCTCATCTCCGACACCCGCGCCGGCTGCTCGCTCGCCGAGTCGATCACCGCCGAGAACGTGCGCTGGCTCAAGGCGCAGCACCCCGGCGTGCCGGTCGTCACCTACGTCAACACCTCGGCCGCCGTGAAGGCCGAGAGCGACATCTGCTGCACCTCCGGAAACGCGGTGAAGGTCGTCGAGAGCCTCGGCGTCGACCGCGTCATCATGATCCCCGACGAGTTCCTGGCGCAGAACATCGGCAAGCAGACCGGCGTCGAGATGATCACCTGGCCCGGCCACTGCGAGGTGCACGAGCGCTTCACCCCGGCCGAGGTGCAGGAGTTCCGCGATGCCAACCCCGGCGTCGTCGTGCTCGCGCACCCCGAGTGCCCGCCCGACGTCGTCGAGGCCTCCGACTTCGCCGGCTCGACGGCGGCGATGATCGCCTATGTCGCCGAGAAGAAGCCGAAGAAGGTGATGCTGCTCACCGAGTGCTCGATGTCGGACAATGTCGCCGTGCACCACCCCGAGCTCGACTTCGTGCGCCCCTGCAACCTCTGCCCGCACATGAAGCGCATCACGCTCGCCAACATCCGCCACTCGCTGGAGACGAGGACGCACGAGGTGATGATCGACCCCGCGGTGGCCGTGGCGGCGCGCCGCGCCGTCGAGCGCATGCTGGCCATCGCGTGA
- a CDS encoding Transcriptional regulator, LysR family (ID:RHAL1_01078;~source:Prodigal:2.6) yields the protein MDRLDELAILVAIVDAGSLAGAARRLRRSTAAVTRALAALEERVGARLIDRTTRRLSVTEAGRTFAERARALAADYEAAMTDVAEAQVRGLLRVTAPTPFGRRYVTPIVSDFLEANAAVQIELVLDDRNLDFVEQGIDVALRIGELADSSLKVRRVGVVSTVLVASPDYLKTNGTPGEPGELADHAALFSTSRAGLLEWRFGPARDIVVKLRPRLLVNDVDARLLAAKAGHGIARVLSYQAADGLAEGSLVRLLPEYEPPPVPVQLVTGQGPRAAKVEAFLEAATKALRALPAIKG from the coding sequence ATGGACCGCCTGGACGAGCTCGCCATTCTCGTCGCCATCGTCGATGCCGGCAGCCTCGCCGGCGCGGCGCGGCGGTTGCGTCGCTCGACGGCTGCAGTCACGCGCGCGCTCGCAGCGCTGGAGGAGCGCGTCGGGGCCCGGCTGATCGATCGCACCACGCGGCGGCTCTCCGTCACCGAGGCCGGCCGCACCTTCGCCGAGCGGGCGCGTGCGCTTGCCGCCGACTACGAGGCGGCGATGACCGACGTGGCGGAGGCGCAGGTGCGCGGGCTCTTGCGGGTCACCGCGCCGACGCCGTTCGGCCGGCGCTACGTGACGCCGATCGTGTCGGATTTTCTGGAGGCCAACGCGGCCGTGCAGATCGAGCTGGTGCTCGACGATCGCAATCTCGATTTCGTCGAGCAGGGCATCGACGTCGCGCTGCGCATCGGCGAGCTCGCGGATTCGAGCCTCAAGGTGCGCCGCGTCGGCGTCGTCTCGACCGTGCTCGTCGCGAGCCCGGATTATTTGAAGACCAACGGCACGCCGGGCGAGCCGGGCGAGCTTGCCGATCATGCCGCTCTGTTCTCGACGAGCCGCGCCGGGCTGTTGGAGTGGCGCTTCGGGCCCGCGCGCGACATCGTCGTCAAGCTGCGGCCGCGGCTGCTTGTCAACGATGTCGACGCGCGTCTTTTGGCGGCGAAGGCCGGGCACGGCATCGCCCGTGTGCTCTCCTACCAGGCGGCGGACGGGCTCGCCGAGGGCTCGCTGGTGCGCCTGCTGCCCGAGTACGAGCCGCCGCCGGTGCCGGTCCAGCTCGTCACCGGGCAGGGGCCGCGCGCGGCGAAGGTCGAAGCCTTCCTCGAGGCCGCGACCAAGGCGTTGCGCGCGCTGCCAGCGATCAAGGGCTAG